One Salvia splendens isolate huo1 chromosome 12, SspV2, whole genome shotgun sequence genomic window carries:
- the LOC121758213 gene encoding F-box protein At5g07610-like, with amino-acid sequence MRLMWNNDLLTQILILLPAKSVTRCKLVCKHWLSLVSSEKFCHLHTLHSPKLQPSLLLNPNLRNPSLQFFNFNPIMNGEKLMIPYTFSFPNPIIISSCNGLMLLKSHHKDESFHVYNPTTKLSRKISVTDTYSDNIVALALAFDPSKSPHYKVVCIKSTSEDRIHPLKVDTCAIEVYDSESCVWKLRLWFVFPERLEMCGGYGGVYCNGSIYWDILDAVVYYDIAQNEFETLDMPLYAPSYRQHILHLADSSSLLQGANGHLYISRLFTKANNCQLIQLFELDMHDRRSSSWFLRYDETIPHHEHISPFNGYIEQLRFIKGSYGTETCSVLSHMYGKISVYSFLDKSYKFLVDVTGPPFNIQANYGGPHMEIYEFIECLAVV; translated from the coding sequence ATGAGACTGATGTGGAACAACGATCTTTTGACGCAAATATTGATCCTGTTACCTGCAAAATCTGTTACCCGATGCAAGTTGGTATGCAAACATTGGCTCTCACTCGTCTCTTCTGAGAAATTCTGCCATCTCCACACCCTGCACTCCCCAAAGCTGCAACCGTCTCTTCTCCTGAATCCGAACCTGAGGAATCCCAGCTTGCAGTTCTTTAACTTCAATCCAATCATGAATGGCGAGAAGCTGATGATACCTTACACCTTCTCTTTTCCAAACCCCATCATCATTAGTTCTTGTAATGGCCTGATGCTGCTAAAATCTCACCATAAAGATGAGAGTTTCCATGTTTACAATCCCACCACTAAGCTGTCAAGAAAGATCAGTGTTACTGATACTTATAGTGACAATATTGTGGCGCTTGCATTAGCTTTTGATCCTTCGAAGTCGCCCCACTACAAGGTTGTTTGCATTAAGTCAACCTCAGAAGATCGTATTCATCCTCTTAAGGTAGATACTTGTGCGATCGAGGTTTATGACTCAGAGAGTTGCGTTTGGAAGCTCAGGTTGTGGTTTGTGTTTCCTGAAAGGCTTGAAATGTGTGGTGGATACGGGGGTGTGTACTGTAATGGCTCGATATATTGGGATATTTTGGATGCAGTTGTCTACTATGATATTGCCCAGAATGAATTCGAAACTCTAGATATGCCTTTATATGCACCTTCTTACCGGCAACATATTCTACATTTGGCTGACTCTTCCTCTCTTCTGCAAGGGGCAAATGGTCATCTATACATATCTAGATTGTTCACAAAGGCTAACAACTGTCAATTGATTCAGCTGTTTGAGTTGGATATGCATGATCGTCGTTCCTCTTCGTGGTTCTTGAGGTACGATGAAACAATCCCTCACCATGAACACATTTCTCCATTTAATGGCTATATTGAACAATTGAGATTCATTAAGGGATCATACGGCACAGAGACGTGCAGTGTACTGTCTCATATGTATGGGAAGATCAGTGTCTATAGTTTCCTCGACAAGAGCTATAAGTTTCTCGTTGATGTGACAGGCCCACCATTCAACATTCAGGCCAATTATGGGGGTCCTCATATGGAAATATATGAGTTTATTGAATGTTTAGCTGTGGTTTGA